The DNA region CAGATCTTGCCATTATCATCCCGAGCCCACACCACAAACAGGTCGGCCACAGGCGAGTTGGTGATCCtaagggtttcgggggggggggggggcagacagtgggcattcctgtctcccccctcccccaccccacaggtcaCCCCCCCAGCTGCTCACCaggtctttattccttttttaaatattatttatttttattttttgaaattttctttattgggagtcgggcagtagcacagcgggttaagcgcaggtggcgcaaaccacaaggaccgacgtaaggatcccggttcgagccctcggctccccacctgcaggggagtcgcttcccaggcggtgaagcaggtctgtaggtgtctgtctttctctcccccctctctgtcttcccctcctctctccatttctctctgtcctatccaacaacgacggcatcaataactacaacaataataactacaacaagggcaacaaaaagggaataaataaataaacattaaaaaattaaaaaaatttttttcttcatttatttgatagagatagccacaagttgagaggaagagggggagagacagagagggaaagagagagagacgcctgcagccctgcttcaccacttgtaaagcttcccccctgcaggtggggaccggggctcaaatACGGGTCGTtgagcattgcaatatgtgcgctcaaccaggtacgccaccagctggccccctaactatttatttatatattactggatagagaaagagagaaattgagaggggaggggggatagagaaggagagagagagagacacacctgcagccctgcttcaccactcaagaagctttccccctacaggtggggactgggggcttgaacctgggtccttgcacactgcaacgtgagcgcttaacctggtgcacccccGCCTGGCGCCCTCGCTCACCAGGTCTTGGCTCCGTTGAGGGTGTAGGTCTTGGTTGAGGGGTTGTAGCGGGCGCGGGTCTCCATGCTTCCGGGGTCGCTGCCGTGGTTGGGCTCTGTGAGCCCGAAACACCCCAGAAGCTCTCCTTTAGCTGTGGGTGCAAGGAGGGTGGTCACCCAGGCGGCCTGGACCCTCCCCCACGCCTTCCTCCAGGGAGAAAAAGTAAGCCGCAATAATTTAAATCATAAAAAAGTTCAGtcggggccagttggtggcgcacctggttaagcacatacattacagcgcgcaaggacccaagttcaatcccctggtccccacctgcagggggaaagcttcacgagtggtgaagcagggctgcaggtgtctctctgtctctttccctccattctctcaatttctatctatccaataaaaaataaaaatatttttaaaaaaaagttaggtcAAGGTATATATAGCCTACGGGTTGGAATGAAGTGTCCAGACCCGCAGTGTCcaggccctgcctgcagggggcgcTCACCCAGCCGTGGCAGGTACTTCTGGCGCTGCTCCTCGCTGCCGTAGGCGAAGATGGGATGCATGACCAGAGAAGACTGGACGCTCATGGCCGACCGGTAGCCGCTGTCCACCCGCTCGAGCTCTCGGGCCAGGAGCCCATAGGCCACGGAGGAGACCCCAGCACAGCCATAGCCTGGGAAgcgggtgggtgggcagggcgcTGGGACCAGAGAGGCCCTGGGGGTCCCCCAGGGGCACAGCAAATGGAGGGGTGTGATCAGATTGGAAAGGGGGGGACTCaatgagagagggagtgggaaaaggggcgatagagagggagagagagagacagactggcagtcctgctccaccactcgtgaagcttcccccctgtgggaggagagaggtgtctcgaacctgggtctttgtgcactggagtgtgtgtgcttaaccaggtgcaccactgcctggtctcttaatttgattttattaatatattattttatttattttaacgagagagagagagaaaaccagagccctgctcagctctggctgatagtggtggtgggaactgaactaGGGACCGCAGTCTCAGACAAGACAGTCTCTttccaaaaccattatgctgcctccccttcAATCAACTTTTAATaaatctttattaatgagagagaaagagagaagcagagcctcctTTGGGCCCGCACAGTGCCCggaattgaactgaggaccttagGCTTGACAGTCCAATGGATGATCCACTGCACCATGTCCAGGGCTgcaccttccttctctctcttttaaatattaatttgctTAACCATTTATTTGTTACCtattaatgggagagaaagagaaaaaaagagagcctcctctggcacatgccatgcaggggatcgaacccgggactgcatgtctgagactccagaaCTCTAACCATTGCACATCCACCCTCCCAGGCCACCCGTGTCCCTACCTTTGATGGTGGGGCCCAGCACGCCCAGCTCTCCCATCTCGGAGATGATCTCGCggtggaagactgagaggggacagacagacagacccagggtcaagaggggtgtgtgtgggagtcagacggtggtgcagcgggttaagtgcaggtgacgcaaagcgcaaggaccaggcgtaaggatcccgctttgagtcccggctccccacctgcaggggagtcgcttcacaggcagtgaagcaggtctgcaggtgtctttctgtctccctctctgtcttcccctcctctctccatttctctctgtcctatccaacaatgacaacatcagtacatcagtaacaacagcaacaataaaaacaataagggcaacaaaagggaataaataaatatttatataaaaaaagagggctgggagttgggcagtagcgcagcaggttaagcgcaagtggcgctaaGAGCAAGAACCGGACTTaaagacccaggctcgagcccccgtctccccacctggggggggggggggagaggtgtcacttcactagcagtgaagcaggtctgcaggtgtctgtctttctctccccgtctctgtcttcccctcctctctccatgtctctctcctatccaacaacgacatcatcaataactacaacaataaaacaacaaaggcaacaaaaaggaataaataaataaatattttttttaaaaaagaggggtgtatgggggttgggcggtgacgcagtgggttaagcgtatgtggcacagcacaaggacaggcgtaaggatcccggttcgagcccccggctccccacctacaggggggtcgcttcccaggcggtgaagcaggtctgcaggtgtctgtctttctctccccctctctgtcttccccttcactctccagttctctctgtcctatccaacaatgaacaacatcgacaatggcaataataataaccacaaggaggctacaacaagaagggcaacaaaaagggggaaaaatggcctccaggagcggtggattcatggtgcaggcaccgagcccagcaataaccgtggaggcaaaaaaaaaaaaaaaaggtgtgtgtgtatgttttctttttctttccttttttttttttggggggggcagggtctGAATTGGTGGGTTAGGGTGAGGGATGCAGGGCTGCGCCCTacaagatgggggccagggacaGAGGCCTCCGCACCCCCAGCAAGTGGCGGTCCGCGGATGCCCCCACACCTGGGTGGGttggcggggcgggggcggcgcgCACCCTCGTTGCGGTTGGCCAGCAGGATCCGGGGCATGAGGCGCTCCTGGCAGTAGGTGCGGAAGGTGTCCCGGATGAGGATCTCATCTGCCGTCAGCTGCTCCTCCAGCACCAGGGGGTCCCTCCAGTCGAACTCGGGGCGCGAGGCTGCAGGAAGCCGGGGAGCCGTGGGTGGCTGGGCGGGGTTGTCGGTGCAGGGATTGGGGGCGGGGTGCATCTCCGGGGCCCCTCCCGCGCCGCCTGCCCTCCATGCACTGAAGCCAGGGATCCCCCAAACCTCCCGGGTGCAGCCAACGTGGCCCCAGGGATTCCCCCGCGGATTCTGGGGTGCGCCCCTCTCCTTCCAGGTGGACTCGGGGTGCTTACTTACCCTTGGATGCTCGGCTCTGGCCCTTCCCGCTCTTTTCTGCAAACACAAAGGGGGGCCAGTCACCCCTAATCTGTCCCCTGATCGCCCCCCAGCACCCCCGGAGCCTCCCGCGACACCCCGATCACCCCAGGTGGCTCCGGTACTCACCGGCCCGCGGGGCGGCGGAGCTCCAAGCGCGCAGGCCGGGCCCGCAGCGCAGCAGCCGCGCGGAGACGCCTCTCAGGGCCATGTGGGCAGCGGAGGAGCCCGATCGACCtgcgggggcgcggggggcgtTAGAGCCTTAAGGTCCCGGGACCCGCAACCTGGCGACGCACCGCTGGGAGACTGAGCGCCGGCTGGTGGTCAGCGGCTttgaccccccgccccccaggttAGAGGGAGAAAGGGGCGGGGTCTCCACGCCGCCTTCTCATTGGCTGGAGCTTTTAAAAGGGCAACGGGAGGTGGGCCCGTGGGAACTGGGTGTTCACCGCCTTCCAGGGAGGCTGGCCCCTTTAAGGAGCAGAACGCGGAAGGGGCGGAAAAGAAAGGAGCGCACCTTATTGGCCAGAAGGATCACGGACTCTTATTGGTTCTGGAAGGGGGCTCGGCCCGCCCTGGATTGGTCAGTTTCAGGGTATGCTGGTTGCGGGGCGGTGGACCCAGGAAACTGAGTTCTGGGCAGGTGGGGTGCCATTGATCCTAGTCTGTCTGCCAGGCTGTTCTGGGCAAGTGAAGCCCCCCAAAGAGAATGAGGGTAAGGGGATGGCTAAAGGTTAATGACAGCCAGGGTGGTCTGAAGGCTGGCAACCGTTTCTGCTATttctgtggggttttttttttaaatatacatttttttatatgtatgGGGGAGCTGTgtcatggtgtctctccctctgaaaTAAGAGGAAAAATCCCAAATTTGAGCCTCAGGCCTGCCAGTCCTATCTACCACCCACTCCCTTCAGCTGCAAAACCGAATCCTTTTTGACAGCTGTATACTACTCCATGGTATGAAAGGATCCTAGCCTGGAATTGTTCCCGCCTCTAGGCAACTGCAAACAAGGCTACAGAGTGGCCCTGGAAGTGGCTCTACacataaaacattggactctcaggcatgaggtcccaggttccatccccagcgtCGCAGTTGTcagagggaggctctgcttctctcactgtctctctgtcctctccttctctctcttcttgtgtACTGGCCTCATCCCTCCTAGGTCGAAGCTGACTGTTttttctgcctgtgtgtgtgataCACGCACCACTCTGCAGCGATAGGGTGGGGAGGCGGGTCTCCAAACCAGAGTGTGGGTGTCAGGCCAGCAAGGGTTCTGCGGGCGCCCCCTGGTGGTCGGAACTGGGAACTGCAGGGTTATAGATCAGTCATcctgtctgcctttctttttacttttttcttttctctttctttctttctttctttctttctttctttctttctttctttctttctttctctcttcctttctttctttcactccagggttattgctggggctcggtgcctgcacatgaatccactgctcctggagtgtattttttcccttttggttgcttttgctgttttattgttgttgtggttattattgttgttgttggacaggacagagagacatggagagaggaggggaagacagagatggggagagaaagacagacacctgcagacctgcttcaccgcctgggaagcgactcccctgcaggtggggagccgggggcccgaaccgggatccttatgctggtccctgagctttgtgccacctgcgcttaacccacttcgctactgcccggcccccattttttctttctttctttttaaagattttatttatttattaatgagaaacataggagagagaaagaaccaggcatcaccctggtacatgtgcttcagtggattgaactcaggacctcatgctctagAGTCTGATGCctgatccactgcaccacctcccagaccactatttctttttctttcttttttttaaaaaataatttatttattcattcataaggcagataggaggagagaaagaaccagccatcactctggtacatgtgctgccggggattgaactcaggacgtcatgcttgagagtctagtgtcttagccactgcgccacctcccagaccattgggACCACtatttctttacctctctctctctctctctctttctttttatatttatttattcccttttgttgccctggttgttttattgttatagttattgttgttgttgttgtcattgttggatgggacagagagaaatagagagaggaggggaagacagagagggggagagaaagacagacacctgcagacctgcttcaccgcctgggaagcgactcccctgcaggtggggagccggggctcaaaccgggatccttatgccggtccttgtgctttgtgccacctgcgcttaacccgctgcgctacagccagactccttctttctttctttcttccttcctttctttctttcttcttccttccttcctttctttctttctaactttatttatttatttattcatgagaaagataggaggagagagacaaagaaccagacgtcactctggcatatttgcttccagggatggaactcaggacgtcatgcttgagagtccaatgctttatcactgcgctTCCTCCAagacctctcccttccttccttccttcctcccttccttcctcccttcctcccttcctctctctctctcctccttgcttcatttcttcttcctccttttcttcccccctcctcttctactcctgctcctcctcctcccatttcctcctctcctcctcctttcccttcttccttttaaaaatattttgtttattcatgaaaaagatctACAAGGGGgcgaggtggtggcgcacctggttgagcgcacatgtcacagcgcacaaggacccaggttggagcccccagtccccacctgcagggggagctgtgtgaggggtgaagcagggctgcaggggtctctcggtctctttcccctcttttccTTGTTAATTAATTAttgcatgtttttgtttttacctttatttatttattggttagagatagctagaaatcaagaggaaggtgggatagagatggagagagaaggagttgGGCGTTTGTGCAGatcgaggatcccggttcgagcccccggctccccacctgcaggggagtcgcttcccaggcggtgaagcaggtctgcaggtgtctgtctctctctcccccgctctgtcttcccctcctctctccatgtctgtctgtcctatccaacaacgatgacaacaataataacaacaataataacaacaacaacaatcaaaaaacaagggcaagaaaagggaaaataaattaatattagaaaattaaaaaatattttaaaaaaagatggagagagagagagagagagagagagagagatacctgcatccctgcttgacCATTcgagaagcttttccccagcaggtgggggccagggacttgaacccaggtgcttgtccattgtaacatgtgcgctcaaccaggtgcactgccactccgccattattattattgttattatttattaatttttaccagaacactgctcagctctgacgtaTGGtgctgtgggagattgaacctggaatctctggggtcttggagcctcagacatgagagcctctttgcataaccattatattctcTTCCCcctgtcctctctttccctctctgtcttcctttccccctctccatttctctgtttcttctctatcaataataaagatttaaaatatttatttattaattaatgagagagaccagaaacagAGCTTCAGAGACTCCCTCTGCCACATTCGATGCCAGGggccaaactcagaacctcatgctggaGAACCAGACAGCTTACCTGCTGTGTTCCTTGGGCCTCTGTGTCTACTcttcacagaaagagagagagaaagagggagagagagaaagagagggagaaagagaaagagaggaagtgggagaaagagggggggagagagaggggccgaatggtggtgaacctggttgagtgcacatattacactgtgcaaggacttgggttcaaactcccaaccTCTGCAGGGTGacagcttcgtgagtggtgaagcagtgttgcaagtctcagtctctctcactccccctcctctctctctctctctatatatatatccatcccttcctcttgacttctgactatctctattgagtaaataaagacaataaaaatttgggaaaaaggagagggggagggatgaagggagggagggagggagggagagagagagagggagagagagagggagagagattgcgTTTTCCTGAGCTGTGGCATATCCAGGTAGCCCTAAGTGTCTGCTTAGCAGTCAAGGGTTAACTTGGCCAGGAGTTCATGCAGTCTTAGAGCATCAGATGTGgcttttctttaaagaatttatttgcttatttatttatatttatttatttatttatgagaaagaaccagacatcactctggtacacatgctgctagGGATGAAACTTGAAATGTCATGGTTGAAAACCCAGtgctttgggagtcaggtggtggtgcagcgggttaagagcatgtggcgcaaagcgcaaagaccggtgtaaggatctcggtttgagcccccagctccccacctgcaggggagtcgcttcacaggcggtgaagcaggtctgcaggtgtctatctttttctctctctctctatcttcccctcctctctccatgtctctctgtcctatccaacaatgacgacaacaataataataatatctataacaataaaacaacaaggtcaacaagagggaataaataaattaactaaatttaaaaaaagaatgaaaagaatttttaaaaaaagaaaatccaatgcttttttccacctgcaggggagtcgcttcccaggcggtgaagcaggtctgcaggtgtctgtctttctctcctcctctctgtcttcccctcctctctccatttctctctgtcctaacaacaatggtatcaataacaacaacaacaacaataactacaacaacagtaagaaacaacaagggcaacaaaagggaaactaaataaatatttaaaaaaagaaaatcaaatgctttttccactgagtcacctcctggaccactctttgtttttttttttttttttttaattcaatatatatataaaagatattTATAATACCATTTTTTGCTGTTACCTTTAAGTGGAAATTGAAGGAATTCTTTCTCAAAACTGTTCTAGCCCCATTAGAAAtgttatatacatttatttatttatttgtttgccaccagggtcattgctgggacttggtgtctacaTGACAAATTCATCACTGCCAATatgcattttttcttcttctcttccttctccttctccttctcctcttctttttctttttcttcttcttctccttctccttcccctttccttctcctcctcttcttcctcctccttctccttcttcttttgctattgactgattttttttaattgattgattaatagaaaacagaaattgagagatttcTCTTAATTTAGGGAGAGGAGGTATAGAGGGAGACTCTCTTTGTTTTTGaaccaaagccctgctcaactctggctgatggtggtgctgaggattgaacctgggacctcagatcctcaggcaggagagtctctttgcagaacccctgtgctgtcttcccagtccaaaatttacttttaaaattattgtcattattatttatccccctgtccacccccagagcctgctcagctctggctgatagttgtgtggggaattgaacctgaaactgtggagtctcaggcatgagtctctttgcaaaactatttttctctcctcctctctgtcttaacctcctcctttctgtcttcccctcctctctcgatttctctctatcctatccaacaacaataataataataacaacaacaatgataaataaccagggcaacaaaagggaaaaaatagccaccaggagcagtggattcatagtgcgggcactgagccccagcaataatcttgaaggcaaagtaaaaaaaaaaaaaagaaagaaaaaagaaattggaatgCCTAGTTCACACCAGGGACAGCCAACAGTAGCCTGGAGGGAAGCAGGGGTGTGACACAATCCTCCTCagatgtgtggggggagggatccCCTCCTGCCCTGGAGCTCAGACTGTGGGAGCTGGGAGTCCAGGCAGGGGGAAGAGCCAGGCTACCTCAAACCCCAGTCACCCCTCCCATTCCTGAGGGCCAGAGCTCTGCCGATTGTGGGGCCCCATCTGATAGCAGCGTCCAGCATCTGGGGTCCCTGATAATGGTCCTCTCTAGAGGCCTGGTGCCAGTTCCCGCCAGCAGAActgctacaagtgtttctctgtgtgtgtgtgtgtgtgtgtgggggagctggGGTGTTACTCAGCCCCAGCTAAGACGATGGGGAAGGGTCCTGAAGCCCCTTCTCGGAACATCCATTTTCCTTATGCCTGTCTCCTTATCCAGGAATGTAAGGGGTAGCAGAACACTCCCCCCAGGTATCCTTGTTCTGGGGGGAAACCCAGAGGCTCGATTTACCCGTACCCTGAGCCCCTCCTCCTTGTACCcctgaattcaattcccagcccctgcccccctccAGGCATT from Erinaceus europaeus chromosome 23, mEriEur2.1, whole genome shotgun sequence includes:
- the GCDH gene encoding glutaryl-CoA dehydrogenase, mitochondrial isoform X1, whose product is MALRGVSARLLRCGPGLRAWSSAAPRAEKSGKGQSRASKASRPEFDWRDPLVLEEQLTADEILIRDTFRTYCQERLMPRILLANRNEVFHREIISEMGELGVLGPTIKGYGCAGVSSVAYGLLARELERVDSGYRSAMSVQSSLVMHPIFAYGSEEQRQKYLPRLAKGELLGCFGLTEPNHGSDPGSMETRARYNPSTKTYTLNGAKTWITNSPVADLFVVWARDDNGKICGFLLERGTPGLSTPKIEGKFSLRASATGMILMDGVEVPEENMLPSASGLGGPFGCLNNARFGIAWGVLGAAEFCLHTARQYTLDRFQFGAPLAQNQLIQKKLADMLTEITLGLHACLQLGRLKDQDKAAPEMVSLLKRNNCGKALDVARQARDMLGGNGVSDEYHVIRHALNLEAVNTYEGTHDIHALILGRAITGIQAFTAGK